In Salinibacterium sp. dk2585, a single window of DNA contains:
- the rplU gene encoding 50S ribosomal protein L21, which produces MVYAIVRAGGRQEKVEVGSVVVLDRVAANKDGNIELAPVLLVDGDKITHDAKALAKVTVTAEVLGDLRGPKIVIQKFKNKTGYKKRQGHRSELTRVKITGIK; this is translated from the coding sequence GTGGTTTACGCAATCGTGCGCGCCGGCGGTCGGCAGGAAAAGGTCGAGGTCGGCTCGGTCGTCGTCCTTGACCGTGTCGCGGCCAACAAGGATGGCAACATCGAGCTCGCCCCCGTGCTGCTCGTTGACGGCGACAAGATCACGCACGACGCGAAGGCGCTTGCGAAGGTCACGGTCACGGCAGAGGTCCTCGGCGACCTGCGCGGCCCCAAGATCGTCATCCAGAAGTTCAAGAACAAGACCGGCTACAAGAAGCGCCAGGGCCACCGCTCGGAGCTCACGCGCGTCAAGATCACCGGCATCAAGTAA
- a CDS encoding DUF4031 domain-containing protein: MAVLIDTPMWPAHGTLWAHLVSDEAIDELHDFARRAGLPRRSFDLDHYDVPAERVPALVELGATPVSNRELVRRLAASGLRVSQRERRAGDSSR, translated from the coding sequence ATGGCGGTTCTGATCGACACGCCCATGTGGCCGGCGCACGGCACTCTCTGGGCTCACCTCGTGAGCGACGAGGCGATCGACGAGCTCCACGACTTCGCCCGGCGCGCCGGACTCCCCCGGCGGTCGTTCGACCTCGACCACTATGACGTGCCCGCCGAGCGGGTGCCGGCGCTCGTTGAGCTGGGGGCCACACCCGTGAGCAACCGCGAACTCGTGCGGCGCCTCGCTGCGAGCGGCCTTCGCGTCAGCCAACGTGAACGGCGCGCGGGAGACTCATCCCGCTGA